The genomic region catgttctgcttcagaatgtcatgtacatgttggaatcaatgtttccctcaatgaactgcagctccacagtatttaaaaaatattgacactttggacacagttctGACGTGTTCACTtattagacaataatggctgtatgttgaaatgctgtaaatctgtactgctatacaagctgcatagTGACTACTCTAAAAGTATATCCACTTTTtaattctatagtattgtcccttgagaacaaataataaaatggttgctgaaatgtgaggggtgtactcactctTGTGagacactgtgtatatatatatgatagtCAGTGTTAtaccaaattaaaaaatattttttgaaaatgaCGTTTTGTAAAAGTGaagttttttgtgtttatataatattaatggaAGATGTCTTTGGCatcagtttgttttttaataaggGAAAGATTTTAATATGCATCAATGTATATACACAATCTAAAATCAGGACAAGCATTGATACATATTGAAATCTTTCCCTTATTAAAAAACtaactgttacaaagcactgatgCCAAAGACTTCTTCCATTAATATTACCGTAATgtctggactataaagcgcacccatatataagccgcacccactgaattttacaaatacagtggtaccccgcttatcgaccttaatCCGTTCCTTAATACTGGTCGAAATGCGAAAAGGTCGAAGAGTGAATGTACACGcaatatacaaaatacatgCACTAAATTGTTACATTGACCgctaaataacactttattgttcacaaaccaAAGGTGAATTTACAATAGATGCTCTCTCCACGAAGGCTGAGGCGAGACTGGGAAGATCCTTTCCCTCGCTCCAcgtatatgatttctgttgcaactggagttagtgagctctcccttcaccctgactcaacgcgttacaactgcttgtatctaaacagtagcctaccaagaaagtcattgttcactgtcttcctccttcctttcacaactatttctctctgaaataaaaagtagcggcttatagtccgaaaaatacggtaaataaacacaaaaaacttcaccattaacaaacatacatacatttttaccTTTGGTataacactgaccatcacagtCCTTGTTAATAAGCTGTTACTATATAAACCTTTGATATGCCTGGCCCTTTTATCATATTAGATTCAGGAATTTATAGGCACTTGTGGTATAaataacagtatatatatcTGTCTACTGTGATTTTTTAAGTCATAAATCTCTACTCCAAACATTAGGGGAATCATTTAAGACCAGAAAGGATACCAAAATGCAACATAATAAAGAACTACTCATGCCAGGAATGACTGATTTACTTACGCTATTAGTCGCTGAAAACACACGTTTCCCATCTCTCAGCTCAGGTATGAATTTCTGCAGCAAAGCCTTTTGCACTTTCCAAATGGCTGGAGGTTCTATTCCTGCCTTCAGTGTGACCTACATTCAATATAATGCAAACAGACCACAGtgcacaaatgaaaatgaatgaaaatcaaAAGGGCTTCATGCTGTGTCATAACAGGAATTCTAACCAGACCAAAAAATGCTACCGTAACTCATTACTAAGGATTATAATGACTTCGAGTATCAGAGTGTAGTCTAAGGTTAAGACCATTTTGGTccatgtggttctttccaaaaATGTTTCCTCAAAGATGGAAGCACTGTTTGTAAATGATGTCTATGTATGCTGTagtattacaatttcccttcagtGGGTACTTTACCATGACGATGCCTCCTGTGCACAATGCAATGCTTTTTCAGGGTTGGAACTGAACCTCTTTAAGATGAAATGGAATGTCCCCACTTCAGACTTCATCTGAATCAGTGCCTGaccttactaatgctcttgtggcttaATTAGCAAAAAGTCCTACAGCTACATTATAAAtctggaattggatgttcagcAATATTGGGGTGACGGTTAGATGTCCAAAACATTTGGAAACATCATTCCAATAGATTTGTTTATGCAATTTATTTTGATTGTCTTCTTGACTGTTACATTTTCCAAGAATCTACATGAATATCACAGGAACTTCTCTATGAGAAATTTAATCCAAAAATGCACAATTGTTTAAGATAAGCTTTGTGCTATATATCTATTATCCTGCGACATGCTACAACGCACTTCTCTGACAAACTAAAACATTAAACAGTCACATACCTGAAGAGATTCTATGTCCTCATTTTTCACCACAAACTCATCACGTTCTCGGTACATGCCCTCCTCCCCACTGTCCGACAGTTCCTCATCAGTGAGGCCTTCGATAGCTACCGTGGCCAGGCACACCGCAAGTTTGTTGGGAGGTATGTTCTTCACCAGTTCCTCCACTGGTACTTCATTTAACCCAGGCTTTTGCTGCTGCTTCAGCTTTGTATCTAAAGACTGTGTGTTGACTAGCTCAGCATCAGCAGACTGCTCTTGACTTGTGCTGTCATGTGAACCTTTGCTTTCTAGAGACAGGACACCATTTTATATAATCATGGATCAGTTGTtgtataaacagaaaaataacaaatgtaaaagcaTTTGAAGTGAATACCTGACTGATGCTTGTCTAAGGGCTCGTCTAGCGAGGAAAGTGCAGAACTAATGCTCTTTTGAAGGTCTTGGTTTTTACCAACCGATTCGTCCTCATCTGAAGAGAAAGATGGAAGCGTCTCCAAGTTCTTCTGAAGCTCCTCATCCAGTCTCTTAGTAGAGCTTACAGTATTGATATCTGGTGAAACCATTGGAGTTGTTGGGGCTAAAGGTTTAGGAGGCACCGACTGATTGAAAGGTCTTTTGGGAACTGAAGGCTTTCGTGTGCGGTTGGGTGACCGTATCGGTGAAGAGGAGAATTGCTGTTTGGGTCCAGATTTAAGAAAGTCCAGGAAAGATCCTATGAAGCCAGTTTTAACTTCTGGCTGTTTTTCTTCGACCTCTCTTATTTTTTGCCGAATTCTTTCCTGTTGTTGGTAGCTATCAAGACATCCTTCAGATGTAGAAGACGAACTTGTCTCACTTCCTTTGGAATTCTGACGCTTTACTTGGCCGCTTCTTTTTTGAGCTTTAGGTTGACCATTTTCTTCGTTTGTAGTTTGCTTGGAAGAACCTTTTGACCGGCCTCGCTTTTTAGAAAGACCATCAGAGGAGCATTCTGCAAACTTTTCCTCTATCTTAACACTCTTCACCACTTTGGATTGATCcttatttttgtctgtttccCCAAACCCAGTGGAGTTATATTCCTGAGAGGTTAGGTGAAAGTCTGTGTGGTTGTTTGCAAATGTGTTTATAGTACCTTCGTTAGAATTCAGAGAAAAATCGTTGTTAGTATGTTCCTTGAGTGATACCTCATTTTTCCCCCGGTGATTTGTGACTTTCTCAGATATTTCATGCTTGGAGTTATTTtgctgtgtgtgagagtttggtGGTGTAAATGCCTGGTGTCCATCAACTTCTTTGTGAATGTCTGTAATCAGCTGACCACCATTTATAGATAAAGtaattgtctgtgtgtttgagatcaTGTGCTGTAAAGAGAAGCTATTAGCTTCATGCTTGTTATTACCTAGCTCATAGTGGCACTTGGTTTCTGATGGGCTGGATATCAATGCTAAGTCCCCTTCAGAGGATGAGGTTTTGAAGTCCTGTGGTGTAACTCCACAGGCGGCTGCTGTGGCAGCCAGGATGTCATCTACATTGGATAGAATGTTCCTTTCATCTGCCATCAGCATGGCATCAGGAAAGCAGACAGAGCTTAAGGTAAAGTGCTGCTTGGCATCATGCTGATTTGTTGTAGTGATGAAAGTGTCTTTCTGGTGTAGCTTTGTGGCATCCACAACTTGGTGGGTTATTTGTGGACTCTCAATTGCACTGACTGCAGAATTCAAGAGTTCATTATTCATTTGCAAGAACTGAACAGAAACTGGCTGCATTTGAACATGCTTAGACTGATTTAGTCCTGCATGGAGCAAAGGCTGTTGAAGAAGGATCATCTGTGAGGGCTCCAGCAGGACTTGGGCACTGGGTAGATGAACAAACTGGGCTTGTTCTTGTAACAACTGCCTCTGATCTCCTCTGTTAATTTGAGTTTGGTGGTCTTCTTGATGAGCAGTGGGAATTTTGAGAAGCACAGGGTGTTCTTTCAACTGGTCAGTGTTCAAGGCCACGTGGGAGGACTGTAATAATGTAGAGTTGTTTTTTGTGCAAGAGGTTACATGAGAAGTGGCATTGCTTACCAACTGCCCAATTGAAGTACTCATTCTTTCATCCTTTACGGAGGACATTGGTGTAAAACCTATTAACTGTTCCTCAGACCGAGAGTTGCTTCGGATCACGCTATGGGCGTGTCTGTCATCCATTTTTGAAACAACATATACAACATTGCTCTGTACATCAATGTTTGTAAGAGTCTGGGTAGAACTGCTACTTATTGAAGTCTGTTGTAATGCTTGCATATTTGCATTGGTGAGCTCGACACAGTTTTCTTTGGTAGTGAGAAACAGACCCTCGTTTTCCTTCCTTTTACTATTGGCTGGGGATTGTTCCATTGAGGACTGGTTGTTCTGGGTGGCTTGTGTATAAGTAGCAGGGGAGGATGTTGACTGGTCAGACAGCAAGTATTTCTGGGTCTGCTGCAACAGCATACCATCAGTCTTGCTTGGAGAAGGCTGCATAAGGGTGTAATCCTGGGTGGAATTGCTGGATGGTAAGCTGTGGGCATAGGAAGAAGAGAAAGGAGGACTTGGTGTGACAGACTGACCTGATGCATAGCTCTGAGAAGGACTAACAGATTCGGCTCCCTGGGCATAATAACTGACAGTAGACAAACTCTGACTGGAAGAATAATTGTTAGAGGCATTGGCCATACAAAGTCTTTGTGCCGGTTCATCATACTCTTCTCTGTTTGATGCTTGAGACATTATGGACTTCTGGCCGGAAGAGTAAAGAAGTGAGTGGCTAACAGATGTCTCATTTTCTGACTGAGCTGCCAGTGATGGCAACGTTTTATATATGGAAGGTAGCTTCTCGGACTGGTTGGAAGAAAAGGCATGGGATTCGTTGAGGTTGCTTATGAGGCTCTGAGACGTAATGTAGGTCTGGGAAGGGCTGATGGACATCAAGCTGGAAAGCTGTGgtgatgtgtatgtttgtgacTGGCTGGCaatcacagagctgtgtttctgAGCTGTGGAAGAATACCTATGCTGCTGCATGGGTGATGAGACTGCCTGATCGTGCAACTCTGAGCCTTCACCAAGATGTTCTGTTGATTTGTTAGAATCGTCCTTGGCTTTTACTCCGCATGTGGAGGAAAATCTTGAAGAGGGCACAGATGCGGAATGTGTCTGTGTTTGCTGCAGCTGCACTGTGGCTGTTTTCTGCTGAGTGGCGCTATTATTGGCCTGTCTGGGAATTCCACTGGGGCTGTTTGAAACAGGTGAATGTCGAGAAGGATCTTGGTAGGAGACATCTGCACCATCAGGTAGGTAATCTGGCAAAGAATGTTGCGCACTGACAGACAGCTGCTGCTGTACTGGCTGGGTGCTTGAAGGCCGCTGGTGGTGCTTGATGACACTACATTCACGCTGAAGTGCTCGTTCGATGGAGCTGGAGAAAACTGGGGCACCATAAGGTGGGATTGTCTGCTGAGAGTTACTCAAAGAAGAGGGTAAAAGGCTGAACTGTGGTTGTAGGAGATGCGGTGCAGATTCCTGGGCTGAACGATATGTGGATGACTGGACTGGAAGGCTAGTACCCAGAGAAGCGCCAGCCAGGCGTTCAAATGCAAATGCTGTTGGCACAGTGGTTTGGGAGGGTTTGATCTGAAGTAAAGGGTCATTAGATGAAAGCAAGCCATTCGATGGGGTAAATGTAGTGTGTTGAACAGTTAATGCGGACGTGGTGGCAAAACTGCGAGTAGGAAAAGGGCTGGGGTGCTGGTAGGAAGAAAGAGCTGACAGGGTAGGAAATGTTCCAGAAGAGGGTAATGCTCCAGTAAGAAAGAGCTCTGTTGAAGAATTTGTGCCTATCATAAAGAAAAGACACATCAAATCATCATATTTGTCACTATTTACCAGCCGATTCATTCACATCACTTTCAAATAGATATAAGAAGTTGTTTATTACCAGTCTGCCATGGCGAAGTTCTGAACTGGGGAAGCAGAGATGTGGCTACAGGTCCAGCCTGAAGGCCTCGGGATTCGATGGAAGAGAGGAAATTCATGACTGATGATTCAGTAGTGCTGATTCCGGTGGTGTGCAGACTGGAATCGAAGACACCTAACAAGCAGAAGGACACCATAGAATGGGAATAAAATAAGGATTTACAGACAAAAGTAAGTTTGTGCTTCGCTAATTGTTGTTTCATGACTGAAACCTCACCTGTGGGGTGATGAgaggtggtgtaggtggtgaGTGTTTGACTTGAGGCGTAGGATTGCTGTTGGGGATGCTCTGTCTCTATGTGAGTCACACCATAGCTGGAGCTAAGAGCAACACCATTGCAGAACAAAACATTACCAAGGAAATATAAAGACTGGTGTATCAACAATGACATGATTCTGCAAGTGAATATTTTTGGTTTCGCCGATTAATCAGCACCGATAGTTGTCTGTTGGAGCTATcagctatcggcaaaaatccatacagatagtttttccgggttgcttgAGCAGCTGAGAAGGTCcactgtcattatacagtacgagagcagcctctagtGGTGAATCACTGATGTCACATGATGTTTgttgaagtgtctttttttattcattttggatgtaactgtttttatttgttaaatatccCTTTTAATTGCCCGTAATAACAACCATTATGGAATTACAAGGTGTCCAATTCAAAACAAAAGCGTTTAGTAACACATCTAACAACATACCATTAAAAAAGTTACAATTTTGTTCCTACAACGAAGATGACTTATGAATGAGACACATCATCTGACCTCTCTGAATAACATTTTAGGTACCACTAGTTTGATTCCTGAAAACAAACTGTTTGTATTCATCAGAAGGATTAAACAAATCTTTGCACTGTTATTttcaatcagaatcagaatacttcaTTGATCCCACAGAGAAATTGTTGAAACACCTAAATGCATATGttcaaatttaaaaatgtaaatttgtgtgCAAGGATTAAAACTAATGACCAATTTCTTCAGTCAGGTCTTTATGTAATTTAAGAAAACtgtacatatactgtactatatgtatattatgaacatttacacaaacCAGCATGTTTTAACAAGCTATAATGTTTATCAGGCTAGGGATCTGTAAGTATTTCTTGCATGACATCATTCTTTACCTTAAGATTAAAGTTGGGTTTAAAGATATTACTTCAGTCTTAACTTTTTAGATCTTTCAAATACTCAGCAAAGTTATTTAAATTTCACAGCATTTGAAAATGAGTTATctcccaaaaacatgctgtgtcatattataatattgtaaattaatatggaccataatatgtaaaattTATATCTTACTTTTGCATATTTGTCTGTGCTTCTTCCATTGAAGTTATCATTAAAACTGGTTCACTGAGCTGAAGATTTTGCATTTAAAGAGACATTTTTGCAAGTCAATACAAGTTATAATAGCATATCTAAAATGCTGGAATCGCCTGTTTTAAGGCAATCTGAATAAACTGCTGACTTGGttgaaaataatatattactatatactgtataaaggtTTGTTATTTGGCTTTATAGCACAACACTACTGAATTATTAAATTTGACTGGTCAGAAGATACGGCAGACCATGCAGTTATATGGAATCACTTCATACCAGGGTGGTGTGATTTGGCCTGACACGGACCCCTGAATAATCAGCTATAaatagtattattttttattaaacaatacaATTTGGAGTATATTAATCCACTTATACCAATGCACAGTTTATAGTCATATTTAATGTATGAAAAATCTGCAAAACAATATTTCGTTATTACTTGTAGCAGTTATAAAGTGTAATTTCCTCGAGTCTCTGTTTATTCTCTCCTGAaattaaaaggacaaaaaaaagaggataGGTTGTCATATGacagacacttaaaaaaaatcacaaaaatactCCTGCCACTAAAACCCCCATGTCAGGGAAACATTTGTACGGTTATAAAGTGCTAACACTTGAGACTCCTTCCGTTAACGTCTATTAACAGGAAGCTTTTACCAAATCAAccattaaatgtttttcaatttttttatatttattatgtatttataaatttttttgctttacatttaaatatgaatggAATTGAATTATATCCACATAATCTACACCTAATAAAAGTATCGAAGATGATAGTAAGTTAAAGAATCACTAGCATTACATGGTAAAGAAGTAAGGAGTGTCCAGTACAAGCGATTCTCAGTAAGAGTCTGAGTaataaccagtggtggacaaagtacacaaatcaggtacttgagtaaaagtagaggtACACTATGTAATATATGatgataaagtaaaaaaaaactccctttaaacattcacttgagtaaaagtacaaaagtatttgccttcaaatgtacttaagtatccaaagtactatgatttattatggctataatgttcctgttataatTTTTTCTCAAAAGACTCatgtttaatcaactcagtttatgtgaaaagacttaaattttactcttagcacaccaaactattaataaaatgatattaaatggACAAtatctattataattatcatgagcttaaaaacttattttcaactaccctaaaaacaaaaaaaataaggcCATGGGTGTTGTGGCGGGTCAGAAgtttcttttatcatttattcctcacaGAATGTTGTGCTTGCTGTTGAATGGTATGTTGGtttagataccaccaagcgtcAATCAAAACTACGGCTGCACGATTTGGCggaaaaaatgtcatgttgcGATTATTGTGGTCGATATTGCGGTATGCGATATAATAAATGGTATCGTGAGTCCACTATGTTGGTCATCAAGAAAAATCCACACAGATTAGTAATAACgctgaaatgtgtatttgtaaaacttTTGAAAAGGTGACGTTTTTACAACATTTGCATTCATATAAAAAGAATTCTCCAAGGTACagccaaattaaataaaacaataaataaaaacatatgcattttcacaaaaataaatgatttacctGTTTTACCTGAATTTTAcgatacagtatatgtttacacATTTGAATTTGGCATTTAtggctattattattattacatttttgagagcgagagagagagagatagcggGGAGAGCTGACAGTGTGTATGGGGATATGTATGTGTGGGAAAGCGGAGGTTGCCAGGTAAAGGTGCGCCAATCCACGAGTGTGCGTGGGCTAAACGTTGGCGTTGAGGAAAGATGTGCGTTAtcgtgagtgggtgtgtgtccCGGCGTGAGAACGAGGAAAAAGAAAGCGGCAAGgctaaagtgaatgaaaaataaaagaaagctctGTCTGTCGAACCATCGCCTGTTGTCTCTATTTCAACCGGGAACCAGTGAGATCTGTTACAGATTTGTCATACTGCCACATCATGTGGCAACTTTAATTTAGCGACTCTTGCACAGTTCCTCTCTCTGCtcagtgatggtgatcataAAGCTAAAATATCGCCATATAACAGAGGTAGCGTGTTTTTGGCTACCAATTCAGTGTCGGTCTGTTCGGCATCCACCTTCACCTGGTCTCCGCGCTGCACACCGAAAAGTCACGCGACCACACACGCCACACGTGCACTGCCTAAACTAAGACTATctggtctttttttgttttgttagcgGCGCGGAAAATCTGCAAACTGTTCTCAGAAAGTATGTGTCCAcacatgcacttatttatttcattaaatcatAACATTTGCCGTTCTGTAATCGCACAAGCCAAAATCACGATTGCGATAACGAAACAATTAATCATGCAGCACTaatcaaaacaaatgcaaaacagagCACGTGCTTtaacctgattggtggcttgctgtgtgtttgaccagttaagttttcatccactcagaaataaaaaaggaacaactgatttcacaaGTAAAAAgttaagatatttgactttgaaatgtggtgaaattaaaataaatgtctccccaaatggaaatacttcaataaagtacagatatgtgaaaaatctacttaagtactataaagaattacatttacttcatcacTGTCCATCACTGGTAAGTCAcatttttctgtcctgtttACCTTCACCTATTTTGCCTAACATTTATAGCAATTAGTATGTAAGTAATAACAGGAACCTGCTTTATAACATTAGATGTAACTAGaaatcaatatataaaatgcatcCTTCTAAGATACATGCTAAATTGTAACTATTGACAAGTACAAGGGGAATAAATAACTTTGAAATGTACTTTTATACGCAAAATATTCAATTCCGCTGTGGTGACAATAACTTTTTGAGGTTTATGAAGTGCATCACACCACGCAGTACACACCACAAACTTACCCTATATGTTTCCATTTTATGATGAGAAATAATAGACAGAAATCCATGcagaaaaattaagtaaaatggaCCCGGTAATTGTATCTCATGCACTCATGAGTACTAGCCCCAGAAATGTGAAGGTCATAAGAGGGTGAATTTAATTGAGCTTGAGAAAGAATGTTTAAAAGGTTCAGATTTAGCCCTGCTGTGGGTGTGTGGTCTGGACATGACCCAGAATAGTCATATTCAAAACCAAAAATGGGACTTTGTGGATTCAGGAAACACTCATATCAAACCACAGAAAGGGTTCCGAAAAGAAGTTCTGTTTCTTTACTTCACAGGTTAGCTTCCAATGTACCCTAAGGTTTCGGTTTTCATTTCgcacaatcaaataaaaaaaacaaaacaggttGACTGGACCTCGGTACGGAGGGGCCGAACCACAGAATAGCATGAATTTCATTCATAACATTGTAATCACTACACTAAACCAATGAGAGACtgaataatattttgtttaccCGACCTTAGGCAATAGGGTGGTGATGATCAGTCGTTGCTCCAAAAAAAGGTCATATTTAGAACAAATACTAGTCGTGGATTGGTTCAGTTGGTGTGACCAGTACAGAGCAAAAAGTTTAGAAATACTCCCTATCTGTTCCTGCTGATGAGCTCACCACAGTTAAGCTGGATTTAGACTGGGAAATTACAGCAACCATTTAAAATGATTAGTCATTGACTGTAAATGATGGTCCGCATTCAAATCTGGGCCAAACTTGATAAGAGACTGTGCAGAAATGTTTCGCTTTGCCAGTTTGTATAATAAAAGGTCCTCTAACAATATAATAAGTACATCCTTTTTACATCATAAATTGACGTGATATGAGCTTGTGCAGCGTGATCTTGATATGTATGGATATGTATGGATATGTAAGGCCAAACATCTAACCAAACCAAACAGTTTCACATCATCCTATTGCATCCTGCTATTGAAACAAAGCAGAAACCGATCTATGTGACCACCTGATTCCccaaagaatatatatatatatatatatatatatatatatatatatatacacacatatatatatatatatatatatatatatatatatatatatatatatatatatatatatacacacatatatatatatatatatatatatatatatacacacacatatatatatacacacacatatatatatatatatatatatatatatatacagatatacataTTAGTTCACTCTACCATAATGTTCTGTCTAGAAGTTATGTTGTTTAGGTGGGATCTGTGAAAAACTGGTCTCTAAATAAAATCGTATAAATTGAGACTACCCAACCGGCACCGAAATGAAAAGTGGTTCAGCTACAGTTATGCTGCATTCAAGAAAATGTAATTCCCTGCCTATAAGCTTAATACTTAGAACGTTAATTTTAACTCGCCAACTTGgcgtattgtttttttttaaatagccatTCCTTAAACATGCCCATGAACAATGCAAAGTTCTCTTTTTAAAAGTATTCAGATCGGTCAATATACACATGCAGTACTTGGTGAATCTACAACCATGCTAACTGCGGTTTTGAGGAGGTAACGATCAAGAGTAATCTGTAATATAAGCAAGACAACTTCAACCGTTTTATATTGTCCATCTTTGCAAAAGTACTCGCTATTGACTGTTGTTTTTCCTGTCGAACCGAAATGTACTTgctttactgttgtttacttgTAAGTCCAAGTGGACGGATGAAAATTTAAAGTTCATTATAGTAAATTAGAACCTGTTTAATGAGTAGGTACAAAAAAGCTTAACATActaatgcaaaacaaaagacACTTTTTCATCGTGGCGTCTATGTGTGTTCTGTAAACATGGGGTCGCCAACCACCGGGCCGAAGgtgtttaaattgtaaaaaagatAATTTTCGCCCAATTTCCTGCAATTGTTTCAGTCAGTTCTATGCATCAATACATTTATCTTGCACTGATTTTGCATTATGGTGAGTCAAGTTGCATTAGAATATAATATCAGATAATATGCATACTagtaatatatattaatctgtGCATTATAGCCAGTTGAGTTAAGCACGTATTTAGCCGGTCCATAAAAAAATCCTCTTCTGTGAAATGGGTCTGTGGTGCAAACTGTGCTGCTGTAAACGGCATTATTACACTATTATTACACTATTATAATATTAGCTAAGTgtctaatgtgtttttttccaaacgCACTGACATTCAGCTTCTTGAACCGCTGAGTTTTGACGTCACAATGtgatatgaaaatgtaaatgttagagGCGTGTCTATAAAATGATTGACAAGAGCCCAAGcgaaatacaaacacacattcaaactgggtttttaaagctataaaataagcaaaatagCTCAAACTAAAGATTTTAGACACAACTTTAGGCATTCTTCATAATAGTGAGAAATAAAGAATGTTGCTTAT from Silurus meridionalis isolate SWU-2019-XX chromosome 13, ASM1480568v1, whole genome shotgun sequence harbors:
- the qser1 gene encoding glutamine and serine-rich protein 1, whose protein sequence is MDGRYMGSGFAERRATSGETVDWAYTNPVSSSYGVTHIETEHPQQQSYASSQTLTTYTTSHHPTGVFDSSLHTTGISTTESSVMNFLSSIESRGLQAGPVATSLLPQFRTSPWQTGTNSSTELFLTGALPSSGTFPTLSALSSYQHPSPFPTRSFATTSALTVQHTTFTPSNGLLSSNDPLLQIKPSQTTVPTAFAFERLAGASLGTSLPVQSSTYRSAQESAPHLLQPQFSLLPSSLSNSQQTIPPYGAPVFSSSIERALQRECSVIKHHQRPSSTQPVQQQLSVSAQHSLPDYLPDGADVSYQDPSRHSPVSNSPSGIPRQANNSATQQKTATVQLQQTQTHSASVPSSRFSSTCGVKAKDDSNKSTEHLGEGSELHDQAVSSPMQQHRYSSTAQKHSSVIASQSQTYTSPQLSSLMSISPSQTYITSQSLISNLNESHAFSSNQSEKLPSIYKTLPSLAAQSENETSVSHSLLYSSGQKSIMSQASNREEYDEPAQRLCMANASNNYSSSQSLSTVSYYAQGAESVSPSQSYASGQSVTPSPPFSSSYAHSLPSSNSTQDYTLMQPSPSKTDGMLLQQTQKYLLSDQSTSSPATYTQATQNNQSSMEQSPANSKRKENEGLFLTTKENCVELTNANMQALQQTSISSSSTQTLTNIDVQSNVVYVVSKMDDRHAHSVIRSNSRSEEQLIGFTPMSSVKDERMSTSIGQLVSNATSHVTSCTKNNSTLLQSSHVALNTDQLKEHPVLLKIPTAHQEDHQTQINRGDQRQLLQEQAQFVHLPSAQVLLEPSQMILLQQPLLHAGLNQSKHVQMQPVSVQFLQMNNELLNSAVSAIESPQITHQVVDATKLHQKDTFITTTNQHDAKQHFTLSSVCFPDAMLMADERNILSNVDDILAATAAACGVTPQDFKTSSSEGDLALISSPSETKCHYELGNNKHEANSFSLQHMISNTQTITLSINGGQLITDIHKEVDGHQAFTPPNSHTQQNNSKHEISEKVTNHRGKNEVSLKEHTNNDFSLNSNEGTINTFANNHTDFHLTSQEYNSTGFGETDKNKDQSKVVKSVKIEEKFAECSSDGLSKKRGRSKGSSKQTTNEENGQPKAQKRSGQVKRQNSKGSETSSSSTSEGCLDSYQQQERIRQKIREVEEKQPEVKTGFIGSFLDFLKSGPKQQFSSSPIRSPNRTRKPSVPKRPFNQSVPPKPLAPTTPMVSPDINTVSSTKRLDEELQKNLETLPSFSSDEDESVGKNQDLQKSISSALSSLDEPLDKHQSESKGSHDSTSQEQSADAELVNTQSLDTKLKQQQKPGLNEVPVEELVKNIPPNKLAVCLATVAIEGLTDEELSDSGEEGMYRERDEFVVKNEDIESLQVTLKAGIEPPAIWKVQKALLQKFIPELRDGKRVFSATNSYLGYFGDAKTMYRRVYVKFLDTVNKREYVRVCNRKPRCKPMHSMRGSQKALLAQRAAVPVASDSSALKSSTKQSLSKPRPKQPKAKAEPPPKKRKKWKEEFTDSTQLASPEGEDDEFTPPVPFTSRFLNTRTMKETFKSFVELLISLALDADLMITLERENDELLLPHMKRVDGMITDNRRRLLPKLQVGQVFKNALDSFPELSVVTELKTDGETPTLKVRLSGKTYNRKTMKPSKSAVKLPLEYTVEQQKAHWFSLYHSLQHYKYHTYVMCMEEISLLRSRGVDLGQEETVQTCMGNRVWVEGLFDRFGDLLTQVQQVCL